A genomic stretch from Chitinophagaceae bacterium includes:
- a CDS encoding chorismate synthase produces MNSFGKLFRVSIFGESHGECVGITIDGCPAGLALTEDDLLPDLERRKGGKQKGTTPRQEADYPIFKSGIFNGKTTGFPITILFENNNTRSEDYQKQRSIPRPGHADFTAHEKFGGNEDYRGGGHFSARLTTGLVAAGAIAKKLMQNIAIDAEVIEIGGEKDLEKGLQNAIEAKDSVGGLVECKVNGLPVGLGEPYFDSVESALAHIIFAIPAVRGIEFGTGFAAAKMFGSEHNDAIEDMHGKTTTNHAGGVVGGISNGNELVFRLAIKPTSSTPKEQKSLNWDTQEVESFSIKGRHDLCVALRAPVIVEAAAAIVLADLMMQEQRIKRVL; encoded by the coding sequence TTGAATTCATTCGGAAAATTATTTCGTGTATCCATCTTTGGCGAATCGCATGGCGAATGTGTGGGCATTACCATTGATGGTTGTCCGGCAGGTTTGGCGTTAACTGAAGATGATTTACTTCCCGATCTTGAAAGAAGAAAAGGCGGAAAGCAAAAAGGAACTACACCAAGACAGGAAGCAGATTATCCCATTTTTAAAAGTGGAATTTTCAATGGAAAGACGACGGGATTTCCGATTACCATCCTGTTTGAAAATAATAATACACGCAGCGAAGATTATCAAAAGCAGAGAAGCATTCCCCGCCCCGGCCATGCTGATTTTACAGCTCATGAAAAATTTGGTGGGAATGAAGATTACAGAGGTGGAGGACATTTCAGTGCAAGATTGACAACAGGATTAGTTGCAGCTGGTGCCATTGCAAAGAAATTAATGCAGAATATAGCTATAGATGCTGAGGTAATAGAAATAGGTGGTGAAAAAGATTTGGAGAAAGGATTGCAGAATGCCATTGAGGCAAAAGATTCAGTAGGTGGTTTGGTTGAATGTAAAGTCAATGGATTGCCTGTTGGTTTGGGTGAACCTTATTTTGATTCAGTTGAATCTGCATTGGCGCATATCATCTTTGCAATTCCTGCTGTGCGTGGTATTGAATTCGGAACCGGTTTTGCCGCAGCCAAAATGTTTGGCAGTGAACACAACGATGCGATTGAAGACATGCATGGTAAAACAACAACCAATCATGCAGGTGGAGTTGTAGGTGGTATCAGCAATGGAAATGAACTGGTGTTTCGCTTAGCCATTAAACCAACATCCTCTACTCCAAAAGAACAAAAAAGTTTGAACTGGGATACACAGGAAGTGGAAAGTTTTTCTATTAAGGGCCGTCATGATCTTTGTGTCGCATTAAGAGCACCAGTAATTGTGGAAGCTGCTGCTGCTATTGTACTGGCTGATCTGATGATGCAGGAACAGCGTATTAAAAGAGTATTGTAA